From the Vanessa cardui chromosome 18, ilVanCard2.1, whole genome shotgun sequence genome, one window contains:
- the LOC124537404 gene encoding minor histocompatibility antigen H13, translating into MAESVTEIPINIEETVRETVQNVTDKPTSSIEGVAIAYLSLVIMAILPIFFGAFRSVKYLKEQKESGERPETMSNKDALMFPLIASCALFALYIFFQFFSKEYINLLLTGYFFFLGVLALSHLLSPIISLIVPASVPNLPYHILFTRGERDNRSDIVNYKFTSYDVICLVISLCLGAWYLLKKHWIANNLFGIAFAINGVELLHLNNVVTGCILLCGLFLYDIFWVFGTNVMVTVAKSFEAPIKLVFPQDLLVNGLNASNFAMLGLGDIVVPGIFIALLLRFDKSLKRNSEFYFRATFSAYILGLLATILVMHIFKHAQPALLYLVPACLGTPLTLALLRGDINALFNYEDQPAIVESPVDSSKTKKSD; encoded by the exons atggcAGAATCAGTTACTGAAATTCCTATAAACATAGAAGAAACTGTGAGGGAAACCGTACAAAATGTTACTGATAAGCCAACATCGAGTATTGAAGGAGTCGCGATTGCCTACTTAAGTTTAGTGATAATGGCTATTTTACCCATATTCTTTGGTGCCTTTCGCTCTgtgaaatatttaaaggaaCAAAAG gaATCTGGGGAGAGGCCGGAGACAATGTCAAATAAGGATGCTTTGATGTTCCCACTGATTGCATCCTGTGCGCTTTTTGCCCTCTATATATTTTTCCAATTCTTCTCCAAGGAGTACATCAATCTTCTTCTTACTGGATATTTCTTCTTCCTTGGTGTTCTGGCACTGAGTCATTTGTTAAG CCCAATAATATCGTTGATTGTGCCAGCATCAGTTCCCAACTTACCGTACCACATTCTATTCACCCGTGGGGAGCGCGATAACCGCTCAGACATCGTCAACTATAAGTTTACTTCCTATGATGTGATATGCCTTGTCATATCCTTGTGTCTCGGAGCTTGGTATCTTCTCAAGAAG CACTGGATCGCCAACAACCTCTTCGGTATCGCCTTCGCCATCAACGGCGTGGAGTTGCTCCACCTCAACAACGTAGTGACAGGCTGCATCCTGCTTTGTGGACTTTTCCTTTACGACATCTTCTGGGTGTTCGGCACTAATGTTATGGTCACCGTTGCTAAGTCCTTTGAAGCACCTATCAAAT TGGTATTCCCTCAAGACTTGCTAGTAAATGGTCTGAACGCTAGTAACTTTGCTATGCTTGGACTTGGAGACATTGTAGTACCCGGCATCTTCATCGCTCTCCTGCTGAGGTTCGACAAGAGTTTGAAACGTAATTCAGAGTTCTACTTCAGAGCCACATTCTCCGCTTACATCCTGGGCCTGTTAGCTACCATCCTCGTGATGCACATATTCAAACATGCTCAACCCGCTTTGTTGTACCTGGTACCAGCTTGTCTAGGTACTCCTTTGACCCTTGCTCTACTGAGAGGAGACATTAATGCCTTATTTAA CTATGAAGATCAACCAGCTATCGTTGAATCCCCCGTTGACAGCAGTAAAACAAAGAAGTCAGATTAG